A genomic window from Oceanobacillus timonensis includes:
- the pknB gene encoding Stk1 family PASTA domain-containing Ser/Thr kinase has translation MNTGHLLNDRYRIERKIGGGGMANVFLARDTILERDVAVKALRTDYVHDQEFIARFDREAQSASSLSHPNIVNIFDVGEDDQTLYMVMEYVEGMTLKEYIQQYGPVDVPLALDIMKQIASAIAHAHENDIIHRDIKPQNILIDRFGQVKVTDFGIAMALSATALTQTNSILGSVHYLSPEQARGGMATKKSDIYSLGIVLFELLTGKLPFSGQSPVSIALKHLQSDTPSVKEINPDIPQSVENIVLQATAKNPFYRYEDVYQFEAALAAALSPEKLNEAPFTIPDEEGDETKAIPIITDSSLSEDDPDADQTVVHQGDAEPTKSYPEENNEEKNKKKKKKKDKKPASKKKKILWISILILLLVGIGSAAIVYAMQPQDVTIEDFSNQLAEDARDSLESQNLLVEVEEVNSDDIESGYVERTDPVSGRTVKERSTVTLFVSQGPEQVEFDDYEGEDFEEVESELNQEGFNDITPFERNSDQPVGEIISQIQPDPESSVVPADTKVIFEVSAGPEMVSLNNLTGMDEEEVQDYVDRNELVMNKHEEYSDDVEEGLVTSQSPESGTDVEKGSAVDVYFSLGPEEEPPRSHSVSYMVPYTLDDQEETEEEEQQNEEQTEETEEDGENSSDDANSDDANNDEEEENAESDSDNENNEDTEAENEDPESEENEEGSESEAEAETSEPEEQTVRIYIGDSNNDISDVYREETITEDTEVTFTLTIAADTDAEYRITRDDEEITERTVSYEGEEE, from the coding sequence ATGAATACAGGACATTTATTGAATGATCGATATCGGATTGAGCGGAAAATTGGCGGAGGAGGCATGGCAAATGTCTTTCTTGCCAGAGATACAATTCTTGAACGCGATGTAGCTGTTAAAGCGTTGCGTACAGATTATGTACATGACCAGGAGTTTATCGCCCGTTTCGATCGGGAGGCGCAATCTGCAAGCTCTCTTTCTCATCCGAATATTGTTAATATCTTTGATGTTGGTGAAGATGACCAGACGTTATATATGGTCATGGAATATGTGGAGGGAATGACTTTAAAGGAGTATATCCAGCAGTATGGACCGGTGGACGTTCCTCTGGCATTGGATATTATGAAACAGATTGCTTCTGCCATTGCGCATGCGCATGAAAATGATATTATCCATCGGGATATTAAGCCGCAAAATATATTAATTGACCGTTTTGGTCAAGTGAAAGTGACAGATTTCGGGATTGCGATGGCTCTTAGTGCAACAGCGTTAACCCAAACAAATTCTATCCTGGGTTCTGTTCATTATCTGTCACCGGAGCAGGCCCGTGGAGGTATGGCAACGAAAAAATCGGATATTTATTCACTGGGTATTGTATTGTTTGAATTGTTAACTGGAAAGCTTCCTTTTTCTGGACAATCGCCTGTTTCGATTGCCTTGAAGCATTTACAGAGCGATACACCTTCAGTGAAAGAGATTAATCCGGATATTCCGCAAAGTGTGGAGAATATTGTTTTGCAAGCAACTGCAAAAAATCCATTTTATCGTTATGAAGATGTTTATCAGTTTGAGGCAGCACTTGCAGCAGCCCTTTCACCGGAAAAATTAAATGAAGCACCTTTCACTATTCCAGATGAAGAAGGCGATGAGACCAAGGCCATTCCGATAATAACAGATAGCAGTCTGTCCGAGGACGATCCAGACGCTGACCAGACTGTTGTTCATCAGGGCGATGCAGAGCCGACAAAAAGCTATCCGGAAGAAAATAATGAAGAGAAAAATAAAAAAAAGAAGAAGAAAAAGGACAAGAAGCCTGCTAGTAAAAAGAAAAAAATTCTCTGGATTTCTATCCTGATATTATTACTTGTCGGGATTGGCAGTGCTGCAATTGTATATGCTATGCAGCCTCAGGATGTAACAATAGAAGATTTTTCGAATCAATTGGCAGAAGATGCAAGAGATTCGCTTGAAAGCCAAAACCTTCTTGTTGAAGTAGAAGAGGTCAATTCGGATGACATTGAGTCAGGATATGTCGAACGGACTGATCCTGTTTCCGGAAGAACTGTAAAAGAAAGATCGACAGTCACGTTATTTGTCAGTCAAGGACCGGAACAAGTGGAATTTGACGATTATGAAGGCGAGGATTTTGAAGAGGTGGAATCGGAATTGAATCAGGAAGGATTCAATGATATCACTCCTTTTGAAAGGAATTCTGATCAGCCTGTGGGCGAGATTATTTCACAAATTCAGCCAGATCCGGAATCTTCTGTTGTTCCTGCTGATACAAAAGTTATTTTTGAAGTCAGTGCCGGTCCGGAAATGGTGAGCTTGAATAATCTGACAGGAATGGACGAAGAGGAAGTACAAGATTACGTCGATCGCAATGAATTAGTAATGAACAAGCATGAAGAATATTCGGATGATGTGGAAGAAGGGCTGGTTACCAGTCAATCTCCTGAATCAGGAACGGATGTGGAGAAGGGTTCGGCAGTGGATGTTTATTTCTCCTTGGGGCCTGAAGAAGAGCCGCCACGTTCGCATTCTGTTTCTTATATGGTTCCATATACATTAGATGACCAAGAAGAAACAGAAGAAGAAGAGCAGCAAAACGAGGAACAAACGGAAGAGACAGAAGAAGATGGAGAGAATTCATCTGATGATGCAAATTCTGATGATGCAAACAATGATGAAGAAGAAGAGAACGCTGAATCAGATAGTGATAATGAAAATAATGAAGATACAGAAGCAGAAAATGAAGATCCGGAATCCGAAGAAAATGAAGAAGGGTCAGAGTCAGAAGCAGAGGCAGAAACATCCGAACCGGAAGAGCAGACAGTACGCATCTATATTGGAGATAGCAATAATGATATCTCTGATGTTTACCGGGAAGAGACAATAACAGAAGATACCGAAGTAACGTTCACATTAACCATTGCAGCAGATACAGATGCGGAATACCGCATTACCAGAGATGATGAAGAGATTACGGAAAGGACTGTATCCTATGAGGGAGAGGAAGAGTAG
- a CDS encoding Stp1/IreP family PP2C-type Ser/Thr phosphatase yields MKGLFLTHCGQVRNHNEDAGGIFENKSAQPIAVIADGMGGHQAGDVASMLAVENIKNKWEETEQIENAEDIKQWFQNIIRETNAQIFHKAQENKQLEGMGTTLVAAVMIRNSLIIAHIGDSRLYIARGGQMEQLTEDHSFVNELVKRGEITEGDAEVHPYKNYIIRALGTDAEVDTDVRTLTWQVGDRLLLCSDGLSDKMSQSELAQFITSDKEMGEIGQQLIDLANQRGGEDNISLILMAHDGSDSEAGEPA; encoded by the coding sequence TTGAAAGGGCTTTTCTTAACACATTGCGGACAAGTCCGTAATCATAATGAAGATGCAGGCGGCATTTTTGAAAATAAAAGCGCACAGCCGATTGCTGTTATTGCGGACGGTATGGGCGGACACCAAGCCGGCGATGTAGCAAGTATGCTGGCTGTTGAAAATATTAAAAATAAATGGGAAGAAACAGAACAAATTGAAAACGCAGAGGATATTAAACAGTGGTTTCAAAACATAATCAGGGAGACGAATGCCCAAATCTTTCATAAAGCCCAGGAAAATAAGCAACTGGAAGGAATGGGGACGACCCTTGTGGCTGCGGTAATGATAAGGAATTCCCTTATTATTGCTCATATCGGTGACAGCCGCTTATATATTGCACGAGGAGGCCAAATGGAACAGTTGACAGAAGATCATTCTTTTGTCAATGAACTTGTAAAAAGAGGCGAGATTACAGAGGGGGATGCAGAAGTCCACCCGTATAAAAATTATATTATCCGCGCGCTGGGTACAGATGCAGAAGTTGATACGGATGTAAGGACGTTGACTTGGCAAGTCGGAGATCGTTTATTATTATGTTCAGACGGCTTATCCGATAAGATGAGCCAATCGGAATTAGCCCAGTTTATTACGTCAGATAAAGAGATGGGTGAGATAGGTCAGCAACTTATTGATTTAGCGAATCAGCGCGGTGGAGAAGATAATATTTCGCTTATATTGATGGCACATGACGGTTCGGACTCGGAGGCAGGTGAACCTGCATGA
- the rsmB gene encoding 16S rRNA (cytosine(967)-C(5))-methyltransferase RsmB, which yields MAKYQLRQTMLDILIRIEKDKGFSNLLLNHELQQTNFSEKDKRLLTEVVYGTVQNQITIDYYLAQFMKNKKKLDVWVKQLLRMSVYQMVYLEKIPDHAIVHESVEIAKIRGHKGTASFVNGILRSMQRKGLPDLSLIEDPVERISIETSHPLWLVERWVEMYGIERTEAMCRENVKHFPMSIRIQPMKTTRESVMKQLENQGFEVEASPFSPQGILIRKGNIFQTTLLQDGFATIQDQSSMLTAESLQLEPGMKVLDTCSAPGGKATHIAEKMTDQGDIHAYDLHQKKVKLIEEKAAILDLHAISAFQGDARKLDEKYDEASFDRILIDAPCSGLGVINGKPEIKYEKQASDIERLASIQLNIIETAAPLLKPGGVLIYSTCTVDKEENNQVVQTFLEKNPAFHIDLAFQNELSEPLRQAPGWSPEGLQLFPQDFQTDGFFLTRIKRDR from the coding sequence ATGGCGAAATATCAATTGAGACAAACCATGCTTGATATCCTTATCCGGATTGAAAAAGATAAAGGTTTCAGCAACCTGCTGTTGAACCATGAACTGCAGCAAACAAATTTCAGTGAAAAAGATAAAAGGTTATTAACAGAGGTTGTCTACGGAACAGTACAAAATCAAATAACGATTGACTATTATTTGGCACAATTTATGAAAAATAAGAAGAAATTAGATGTCTGGGTGAAGCAGCTTTTAAGAATGTCTGTCTATCAGATGGTATATTTAGAAAAAATTCCGGATCATGCGATTGTCCATGAATCTGTTGAAATTGCTAAAATTCGCGGTCATAAGGGAACGGCCTCTTTTGTCAATGGTATATTACGCAGTATGCAGCGAAAAGGTCTTCCGGATTTGTCCCTGATAGAGGATCCGGTTGAACGTATTTCGATAGAGACAAGCCACCCTTTGTGGCTCGTGGAAAGATGGGTGGAGATGTACGGGATAGAACGGACGGAAGCGATGTGTCGTGAAAATGTTAAGCACTTTCCAATGTCCATCCGGATTCAGCCAATGAAAACAACCCGCGAATCGGTTATGAAACAGTTGGAAAACCAAGGATTTGAGGTAGAAGCGTCCCCATTTTCCCCGCAAGGGATTCTGATTAGAAAAGGGAATATCTTTCAGACAACGCTTTTGCAGGATGGCTTTGCAACGATACAAGACCAGAGTTCTATGCTTACAGCTGAATCTTTACAACTAGAGCCGGGCATGAAAGTGCTGGATACATGCAGTGCTCCAGGCGGCAAAGCGACGCATATTGCTGAAAAAATGACAGATCAGGGCGATATTCATGCCTATGATTTGCATCAGAAAAAGGTAAAATTAATCGAGGAAAAAGCAGCCATATTGGATTTGCATGCTATATCTGCTTTTCAGGGAGACGCCAGAAAACTGGATGAAAAGTATGATGAAGCAAGCTTTGACAGAATACTTATTGATGCTCCCTGCTCCGGACTGGGAGTGATTAACGGAAAGCCTGAAATTAAATATGAAAAGCAAGCCAGCGATATAGAACGCCTTGCATCGATTCAGCTGAATATAATCGAGACTGCAGCCCCCCTTCTTAAACCGGGCGGAGTCCTTATTTACAGCACATGTACGGTGGATAAAGAGGAAAATAACCAAGTGGTGCAAACATTCTTGGAAAAAAATCCTGCCTTTCATATCGACCTTGCTTTTCAAAATGAACTTTCCGAACCATTAAGACAAGCGCCGGGATGGTCGCCAGAAGGTTTACAACTGTTCCCCCAGGATTTTCAAACAGATGGATTTTTCCTGACAAGAATCAAACGGGATAGGTAA
- the fmt gene encoding methionyl-tRNA formyltransferase, with protein sequence MKRIAFMGTPDFAVPVLQKLIANQYEVVLVVTQPDRPKGRKKIITPSPVKEEALKHDIEVFQPEKLREDYQVLADAKPDLIITAAYGQILPKEVLEIAPFGAINVHASLLPELRGGAPIHYAIMQGKQKTGVTIMYMAEKLDAGDILSQVEVEIEDTDHVGTVHDKLAESGSTLLIDTLSDLFAGNITPEKQDETAATFASNIKREQEKIDWNRPAWEIYNQIRGLHPWPVAFSTYDGKVMKIWWGEEGPATSASRPAGEIIAKDSESFTVQCGQQTSINITEIQPAGKKRMEVKDYLQASQDRIQIGVILGE encoded by the coding sequence TTGAAACGAATTGCTTTTATGGGGACACCGGATTTTGCTGTCCCTGTTTTACAAAAACTTATTGCAAATCAATATGAAGTCGTGCTGGTTGTGACACAGCCGGACCGGCCTAAAGGCAGAAAAAAAATAATTACGCCGTCGCCGGTTAAAGAGGAAGCGCTCAAACACGATATAGAAGTGTTTCAACCAGAAAAGTTAAGAGAAGATTATCAAGTACTCGCAGATGCCAAGCCGGATTTGATTATAACGGCTGCTTATGGACAGATTCTGCCAAAAGAAGTACTTGAGATAGCGCCGTTTGGAGCAATCAATGTACATGCTTCTCTGCTCCCGGAATTACGTGGTGGAGCGCCTATTCACTATGCTATTATGCAAGGAAAGCAGAAAACAGGTGTGACCATTATGTATATGGCGGAGAAATTAGATGCGGGAGATATTCTTTCACAGGTAGAGGTGGAAATAGAAGACACGGACCATGTTGGAACAGTACATGATAAGCTGGCAGAATCCGGTTCAACGCTTCTTATCGATACTTTGTCTGATCTGTTTGCCGGAAACATAACGCCTGAAAAACAGGATGAGACAGCGGCAACTTTTGCTTCCAATATTAAACGGGAACAAGAAAAGATTGATTGGAATCGGCCTGCCTGGGAGATTTATAATCAAATAAGGGGACTTCATCCTTGGCCGGTTGCATTTTCAACTTATGATGGGAAAGTCATGAAAATCTGGTGGGGAGAAGAAGGTCCAGCCACCTCTGCTTCCAGACCAGCTGGTGAAATTATAGCGAAAGACAGTGAATCCTTTACCGTTCAATGCGGTCAACAAACAAGTATCAACATTACAGAAATTCAACCTGCCGGAAAAAAACGGATGGAGGTAAAAGATTATTTACAGGCTTCCCAGGACAGGATTCAAATCGGTGTTATATTAGGAGAATAA
- the priA gene encoding primosomal protein N': MKIASVIVDVPASATNQTYDYLVPEKYHEIITPGMRVTVPFGPRKIMGFVVALKGASHLAKLKELHEVLDITPVLTEELLHLGKSVANKTLSLYITVFQTMLPQVLKSHYTKDLVRETDEFLTPELEDLFAGRESIPFETFTASSISYHHLQKQIEAGNITVYYHVKSRITKKLLTMVQLDISEMRAMEALEDLSKQAKKQKELIQYFIDHPEPVEQAKLIKQLHTSAQTVKTLESKGIIKTFQQEVFRDPYKNQPIERTEAFELTEEQSQAMEPVVDAIDENENNVFLLHGVTGSGKTEVYLQSIQHVIAKGQEAIVLVPEISLTPQMVRRFKGRFGSNVAVMHSGLSAGEKYDEWRKIQQKQVQVVVGARSAIFAPFTNIGIIIIDEEHETTYKQEDQPRYHARDVAIERAGNHRCPVVLGSATPSLESFARAKKGVYKLLTLASRTNHQQMPSVEVVDMRKELHAGNRTMFSTSLMDNMKACMERGEQIVLLLNRRGYSTFVMCRDCGHVAECPHCDIALTYHKKTHRLKCHYCSYEQAVPEHCPSCDSDLIRYFGTGTQRVEESLTKLLPEARVIRMDVDTTRRKGAHEKLLKQFSEKKADILLGTQMIAKGLDFKDVTLVGVLSADAMLHLPDFRASERTFQLLTQVSGRAGRHELTGKVIVQTYTPEHYSVTYAADHNFLDFYQHEMAVRKAFQYPPFVFLVLITVSHENHVRAVQVAGEIVKQLSGVVSPGTTILGPTPSTIARIKDRYRYQCMIKYKHEPELVRYLEHIQSTYADEIRKQELQLFIDMQPYYMM, encoded by the coding sequence TTGAAAATAGCCAGTGTTATCGTCGATGTTCCGGCTAGTGCGACAAACCAAACATACGACTATCTCGTGCCGGAGAAATATCATGAAATCATCACACCTGGCATGCGCGTTACGGTTCCATTTGGTCCGCGGAAGATTATGGGATTTGTTGTTGCGCTTAAAGGAGCGTCCCATCTTGCCAAATTAAAAGAGCTGCATGAGGTTCTGGATATCACACCTGTCTTAACGGAGGAACTGCTCCACCTTGGGAAATCCGTTGCTAACAAGACGTTGAGCTTATATATTACCGTATTTCAGACGATGCTCCCTCAAGTATTAAAATCACATTATACAAAAGATTTGGTTCGGGAGACAGATGAATTTCTCACGCCGGAATTAGAAGATTTATTTGCAGGAAGAGAGTCGATTCCGTTTGAAACGTTCACCGCATCTTCTATTAGCTATCACCATCTGCAAAAACAGATAGAAGCCGGGAATATCACCGTTTATTATCATGTGAAATCGAGAATTACAAAAAAACTGCTAACCATGGTGCAGTTAGATATATCCGAGATGCGTGCGATGGAGGCTTTGGAAGATTTATCGAAACAAGCTAAAAAACAAAAAGAACTGATTCAATATTTCATCGATCATCCGGAACCGGTAGAACAGGCCAAATTAATTAAACAGCTTCATACATCCGCACAAACGGTGAAGACGCTGGAAAGCAAAGGCATTATCAAAACGTTTCAACAGGAAGTGTTCCGTGATCCTTATAAGAATCAGCCGATTGAACGGACGGAAGCATTTGAATTGACTGAAGAGCAATCACAGGCGATGGAACCGGTCGTGGACGCCATCGATGAGAATGAAAACAATGTATTTCTATTACATGGGGTGACAGGAAGCGGGAAAACAGAGGTTTATTTACAATCTATCCAGCATGTTATCGCTAAAGGCCAGGAAGCGATTGTGCTCGTTCCGGAAATTTCATTAACGCCACAAATGGTGCGTCGTTTCAAAGGAAGGTTCGGGTCCAATGTAGCGGTAATGCATAGTGGACTTTCTGCCGGAGAAAAATATGATGAATGGAGAAAGATTCAACAGAAGCAGGTGCAAGTAGTAGTTGGGGCCCGTTCAGCAATCTTCGCCCCTTTTACCAATATCGGCATTATTATTATTGATGAGGAGCATGAAACTACGTATAAGCAGGAAGATCAGCCTCGGTATCATGCCAGAGATGTTGCGATAGAAAGAGCGGGTAATCATCGCTGTCCGGTTGTACTTGGCAGTGCGACCCCTTCTTTGGAAAGCTTTGCCAGAGCTAAAAAAGGAGTATACAAGCTTTTAACGCTTGCGAGCCGTACCAACCATCAGCAAATGCCGAGTGTAGAAGTAGTGGATATGCGTAAAGAACTGCATGCAGGGAATCGGACGATGTTTTCCACGTCGCTGATGGATAATATGAAAGCCTGTATGGAGCGGGGAGAACAAATTGTGCTGCTTTTAAACCGCAGAGGATATTCCACCTTTGTGATGTGCCGGGATTGTGGCCATGTAGCAGAATGTCCGCATTGTGATATTGCATTAACCTACCATAAGAAAACGCATCGGCTTAAATGCCATTATTGCTCCTATGAGCAGGCGGTTCCTGAACATTGCCCATCCTGTGACAGTGATTTGATCCGGTATTTTGGGACAGGCACACAACGGGTGGAAGAATCTTTAACAAAATTATTACCAGAAGCTCGTGTTATACGGATGGATGTAGATACAACAAGAAGAAAGGGAGCGCATGAAAAATTATTAAAACAGTTTTCAGAGAAAAAGGCTGATATTTTACTAGGTACACAAATGATTGCCAAAGGCCTTGACTTTAAAGATGTTACATTGGTTGGGGTGTTATCTGCGGACGCGATGCTGCACCTTCCTGATTTTCGTGCATCGGAACGTACGTTTCAATTGTTGACGCAGGTAAGTGGCAGAGCGGGGAGACATGAACTGACAGGAAAGGTGATTGTCCAGACGTATACGCCGGAACATTATAGTGTGACGTATGCTGCAGACCATAATTTTCTTGATTTTTATCAGCATGAAATGGCTGTTCGAAAAGCGTTCCAATACCCGCCGTTTGTTTTCCTTGTATTGATTACGGTCTCGCATGAAAACCATGTGCGGGCGGTTCAGGTTGCAGGGGAAATTGTGAAACAGCTGAGCGGGGTTGTGTCCCCCGGGACAACCATCTTAGGCCCGACTCCTTCGACGATTGCACGGATAAAAGATAGATATCGGTATCAGTGCATGATAAAATACAAACATGAACCCGAGTTAGTTCGATATTTGGAACATATTCAATCGACATATGCGGATGAGATACGGAAACAGGAGTTGCAGTTGTTTATCGATATGCAGCCGTATTATATGATGTAA
- the coaBC gene encoding bifunctional phosphopantothenoylcysteine decarboxylase/phosphopantothenate--cysteine ligase CoaBC codes for MLHQKKILLGVTGGIAVYKVSALASKLTQLGAEVKVIMTESATEFVTPLTFQALTRNPVYTDTFDEKNPEKIAHIDLADWADIAVLAPATANILAKIAHGQADDMLSTTMLATQAEVYIAPAMNVHMYEHPAVIQNMKQLEQWGYHFIEPGDGYLACGYVGKGRLEEPQEIITVLERHQQKNLDMQGKKVLISGGPTKEMVDPVRFFTNRSSGKMGFALAEAAAERGADVTLVAGPVSIETQHPAIKRIDVVSAQEMYDVMNEQFTDKDIVIKSAAVADYRPKEVHASKVKKKDGDDTIVMERTEDILQKLGERKENQFLVGFAAETDSPVDYGLEKRKKKNLDAIVVNDVSREGAGFEGDTNIVSYINKAESVTELQQATKRQIAEQLLDCILQDMKDDSI; via the coding sequence ATGCTTCATCAGAAAAAAATACTTCTAGGTGTTACCGGCGGTATTGCAGTTTATAAAGTAAGTGCGCTGGCAAGTAAATTGACACAGCTTGGAGCAGAAGTGAAGGTGATTATGACAGAAAGTGCGACTGAATTTGTGACACCATTGACATTTCAAGCTTTGACAAGAAATCCGGTGTATACCGATACGTTTGATGAAAAAAATCCGGAAAAGATAGCGCATATTGATTTGGCCGATTGGGCGGATATTGCTGTTCTTGCACCGGCAACTGCGAATATTCTTGCAAAAATAGCTCATGGGCAAGCGGATGATATGCTCTCTACTACGATGCTGGCAACACAGGCGGAAGTATATATTGCACCGGCTATGAATGTGCATATGTATGAGCACCCGGCAGTGATTCAAAATATGAAACAGCTTGAACAATGGGGATATCATTTTATTGAACCGGGTGACGGTTATTTAGCTTGTGGTTATGTGGGGAAAGGTCGTCTCGAAGAACCACAGGAGATTATTACAGTATTGGAACGTCACCAGCAAAAAAATCTGGATATGCAAGGAAAAAAGGTGCTAATCTCTGGGGGACCAACGAAGGAAATGGTTGATCCGGTGCGTTTCTTTACGAACCGCTCTTCTGGAAAGATGGGTTTTGCCTTGGCAGAAGCAGCTGCTGAACGGGGAGCAGATGTGACATTGGTTGCCGGCCCGGTATCGATAGAGACACAGCATCCGGCAATTAAACGGATCGATGTCGTCTCTGCACAGGAAATGTATGATGTGATGAACGAACAATTTACCGATAAGGATATTGTGATAAAATCGGCTGCTGTAGCAGATTATCGCCCTAAAGAGGTACATGCTTCCAAAGTGAAGAAAAAAGATGGGGACGATACAATTGTGATGGAACGGACAGAAGATATCTTACAAAAGCTTGGGGAAAGAAAAGAAAATCAATTTTTAGTCGGGTTTGCTGCAGAAACGGATAGCCCGGTTGATTATGGATTAGAAAAACGGAAGAAGAAGAATCTGGATGCTATCGTTGTGAATGATGTCAGCCGTGAAGGAGCCGGATTCGAAGGAGATACCAATATTGTATCCTATATTAATAAAGCCGAATCGGTGACGGAATTGCAGCAGGCTACAAAAAGACAGATAGCAGAACAGCTTCTGGACTGTATTTTACAAGACATGAAGGATGATTCGATTTGA
- the rpoZ gene encoding DNA-directed RNA polymerase subunit omega, translated as MILEPSIDSLQKKIKSKYSLVTLSARRARELSETDDVLVEHSKSHKYLGKALEEIEAGKLYIKK; from the coding sequence ATGATATTAGAACCTTCTATTGATTCATTGCAAAAAAAAATTAAATCAAAATACAGCCTGGTTACACTATCGGCCAGAAGAGCCAGAGAATTGAGTGAAACAGATGATGTTCTGGTAGAGCATTCAAAATCACATAAGTATCTCGGAAAAGCTTTAGAGGAAATTGAGGCTGGAAAACTGTATATTAAAAAATAA
- the remA gene encoding extracellular matrix/biofilm regulator RemA, producing MNLSLINIGFGNVVSANRIISIVSPESAPVKRIITVARDNNKLVDATYGRRTRAVIITDSDHVVLSAVQPETVGQRLVTNDEIADE from the coding sequence TTGAATTTAAGTTTAATAAACATTGGCTTTGGTAATGTTGTTTCCGCAAACCGAATTATTTCTATTGTGTCTCCGGAATCAGCACCAGTGAAAAGAATTATTACCGTTGCCAGAGATAATAACAAACTGGTAGACGCTACGTATGGAAGACGTACGAGAGCTGTTATCATTACAGACAGCGATCATGTTGTATTATCTGCAGTGCAGCCTGAAACAGTGGGACAACGACTTGTGACAAATGATGAAATAGCAGATGAATAA